The genome window GACCATTGAAAGCTTAGAGAAGCTACACTTATCTGAGACTGAATTGACTGACAATGGAGTGATGCTCATTTCTTCACTGACAAATCTAAGTTTCCTTGATCTAGGTGGAATTCTCATGACAGACAAAACCCTACAGTCTTTACAGGTATTAAGTCTTATGGTGTGCCACCATTTTCTTTTGCTATCCAGGTGCTTGTGTCGAAATTGCCAACCATACATTCAACCTAATAATATGTGCCAACTGATATCTTTTTGGTTGCATGTACCAGACTATTGATTTCTTATAGTTGTATTATTGTTATAGGTATTGACAAAACTTGAGCATCTTGATATATGGGGTAGTGAAACTACAAATGAGGGAGCTTCTGCTCTGAAATCCTTTGCAAGGCTGCTATCCTTGAATCTTGCGTTGACACGTGTCAACCATTTATCAATTCCTCCAACCACAAGCTATCTAAATATGAGCAACTGCGAAATTCATTCTATTTGTGATGTGGATTCTGAAGTTCCTGTTCCACTAGAAAACTTTATTGTCTCTGCAGCTACATTTGGCAATATTGATAAAGTATTTTCTAGCATCCAAGCAAGCTCACTGATACATTTGGACTTGTCTAGCTGCAAGTTAAGCAACTTGTCTTTCTTGGAAAAGATGAAGAATCTAGAGCATCTGGACCTTAGCTACAACATAATAACTGATGGTGCAATTGAACATATTGCGAAGATTGGAACAAACTTGCAATATTTGAGCCTCAAGAATACTGGAATAACTTCCCAGGCACTATGTATTCTGGCAGGGACAGTTCCAAACCTCACCTCACTGTCTTTAGCTAATACAAAAATTGATGACTCTGCTCTAGCATATATTGGCATGATACCTTTGCTGAGAACGATAGATTTAAGCCAGACAAGTATCAAAGGTTGTGCTCTTGCTTACTAAAATTTTTTGTTTCCTTGATTACATTAATTTACTTTTGGCCACAAAAAAATAAATTTTACCTTATGGCAGGTTTTATTCACACTGAAGTAAATTCCGAGAAGTTGTTGTCTATGTCTGCATTTGAGCATCTCAAATATCTGGAAAGTCTAAATCTGGAGGATACACCGCTATCAGCTGAAGTTATACCTCCCTTGGCATCCTTTGCAACACTGAAATATTTGTACCTGAAAAGTGATTTCTTGTCTGATCCTGCCTTGCACGCACTCTCTGCTGCCTCCAATTTGATACACCTTGGGTTCCGCGGGAATATATTGTCAAGCTTTGGGCTTTTACAGTTTGTACCCCCTGTCACACTCTGTGTGTTGGATTTAAGCGGCTGTTGGATCTTAACAGGCGATGCTATTTCAACATTCCGTAAGCGTCATCCTACGATTGAATTGAGACATGAGCTCCTGCACGAAGTTGAGGAAAATTTTGTTGGTGGTTCCCAATTTCGTAAACCTAGACGCAGACGATCTCCTCATGTGAAAGCAGAAGTTGGAAACAGTTTTGCTGGCTCAAGTAGGCTACACGATATCCGTTTTGTAGGTGAGGATGCTAGATAGTTTGTTGTGTCCCTCACTCTCTGTTATAAATACAGTCCTAGTCAGGGACTCTGCATTTTACAATATATTGACACTGGTTTGCCTTTCATTTGAGCAGATGAAAGGATAAAATACAGCAAGGAGGAATTTGTGGAG of Zea mays cultivar B73 chromosome 8, Zm-B73-REFERENCE-NAM-5.0, whole genome shotgun sequence contains these proteins:
- the LOC100502358 gene encoding uncharacterized protein isoform X1, translated to MAAAAFGSATGGGSRLVDRCIDAAARGPATVEAWRRQRRSLERLPAPLADALLRRLAARRLLFPSLLEVFGRSVEEVDLSGFLSVNSEWLAYLGSFRYLRVLKLADCKNINNDAVWSLSGMNTLKELDLSRCKKISDAGIKHIVTIESLEKLHLSETELTDNGVMLISSLTNLSFLDLGGILMTDKTLQSLQVLTKLEHLDIWGSETTNEGASALKSFARLLSLNLALTRVNHLSIPPTTSYLNMSNCEIHSICDVDSEVPVPLENFIVSAATFGNIDKVFSSIQASSLIHLDLSSCKLSNLSFLEKMKNLEHLDLSYNIITDGAIEHIAKIGTNLQYLSLKNTGITSQALCILAGTVPNLTSLSLANTKIDDSALAYIGMIPLLRTIDLSQTSIKGFIHTEVNSEKLLSMSAFEHLKYLESLNLEDTPLSAEVIPPLASFATLKYLYLKSDFLSDPALHALSAASNLIHLGFRGNILSSFGLLQFVPPVTLCVLDLSGCWILTGDAISTFRKRHPTIELRHELLHEVEENFVGGSQFRKPRRRRSPHVKAEVGNSFAGSSRLHDIRFVDERIKYSKEEFVELQGLAKPNSLMLGVWLPPELRRPK
- the LOC100502358 gene encoding uncharacterized protein isoform X2, with the protein product MVFGRSVEEVDLSGFLSVNSEWLAYLGSFRYLRVLKLADCKNINNDAVWSLSGMNTLKELDLSRCKKISDAGIKHIVTIESLEKLHLSETELTDNGVMLISSLTNLSFLDLGGILMTDKTLQSLQVLTKLEHLDIWGSETTNEGASALKSFARLLSLNLALTRVNHLSIPPTTSYLNMSNCEIHSICDVDSEVPVPLENFIVSAATFGNIDKVFSSIQASSLIHLDLSSCKLSNLSFLEKMKNLEHLDLSYNIITDGAIEHIAKIGTNLQYLSLKNTGITSQALCILAGTVPNLTSLSLANTKIDDSALAYIGMIPLLRTIDLSQTSIKGFIHTEVNSEKLLSMSAFEHLKYLESLNLEDTPLSAEVIPPLASFATLKYLYLKSDFLSDPALHALSAASNLIHLGFRGNILSSFGLLQFVPPVTLCVLDLSGCWILTGDAISTFRKRHPTIELRHELLHEVEENFVGGSQFRKPRRRRSPHVKAEVGNSFAGSSRLHDIRFVDERIKYSKEEFVELQGLAKPNSLMLGVWLPPELRRPK
- the LOC100502358 gene encoding uncharacterized protein LOC100502358 is translated as MAAAAFGSATGGGSRLVDRCIDAAARGPATVEAWRRQRRSLERLPAPLADALLRRLAARRLLFPSLLEVFGRSVEEVDLSGFLSVNSEWLAYLGSFRYLRVLKLADCKNINNDAVWSLSGGILMTDKTLQSLQVLTKLEHLDIWGSETTNEGASALKSFARLLSLNLALTRVNHLSIPPTTSYLNMSNCEIHSICDVDSEVPVPLENFIVSAATFGNIDKVFSSIQASSLIHLDLSSCKLSNLSFLEKMKNLEHLDLSYNIITDGAIEHIAKIGTNLQYLSLKNTGITSQALCILAGTVPNLTSLSLANTKIDDSALAYIGMIPLLRTIDLSQTSIKGFIHTEVNSEKLLSMSAFEHLKYLESLNLEDTPLSAEVIPPLASFATLKYLYLKSDFLSDPALHALSAASNLIHLGFRGNILSSFGLLQFVPPVTLCVLDLSGCWILTGDAISTFRKRHPTIELRHELLHEVEENFVGGSQFRKPRRRRSPHVKAEVGNSFAGSSRLHDIRFVDERIKYSKEEFVELQGLAKPNSLMLGVWLPPELRRPK